Proteins found in one Anoplolepis gracilipes chromosome 7, ASM4749672v1, whole genome shotgun sequence genomic segment:
- the LOC140667658 gene encoding uncharacterized protein produces the protein MDKITINPAESIPTFYAGQSIFLTGATGFLGKVYMEKILRFCPDVREVFILMRSKKGIGINERLEKILNLPLYDKLREEQPSNFKKLIPILGDVSEENLGLSATDRQMLAERVTIVIHASANVRFTDSLKYAIFTNTRSTRDICILAQSMKNLIALVYVSTAYAHVNQSITEEKIYPPLVDWRKMIKAAESLDEHILNIFTAKCLDKLPNTYIFSKNLAETIITEYSSTLPCAIVRPSIVASSYDDPIPGWIDNFNGPLGILVGGGKGILRVCQTNKHVCIDVVPVDIVIKCIIATTWHLGLSIFTPGSAPLIINCTTSNYKSLSTEVVTKMGFQLIEEIPFEGTIWTPNTILTDSTTVHYILTILLHILPAMLIDLILMLTGHQPMLLRLQRKVYVANCFLKHFTCHQWQFKNTNGLKLHNLIPLKDKEVFSLEINTVDSKKYYRDGIIGVKLYLLNEDMNRLDEARTHRKRLDLFVATLKTIIIITVLWIMYKWIFLILYLFYQKQLRLNMTNDAADTFIPAFYAHRSILISGSTGFLGKVLCEKLLRSCPDVAEIFLLIRPKKGLSVQQRLQKTLENKLFDVLRNERPSAFNKLIPIIGDVSLEGLGLLPSDRQILIEKVSVIFHVAASVRFDESLRDAIFNNTRSTRDICILGQKMKKLVVLLHVSSTYTQADKSVVDETLYPSELDWRQAIKVAESVDEHTLRTFTAKYLGTMPNTYTFTKRLAEDIIRDYSKTLPCLIIRPSIVVSTVTDPMPGWIDNFNGPIGMLVGGGKGVLRVLYVDPMITSDFIPVDVAIKAMIIVAWKRGLKPIIENDTIHIYNCSSYDKKCINIKNLVEMGFQITKEIPLDYLIWSPSTMIIRSRFFYYIMMLMLHILPALFIDGILKLFGARPILLKLQKKVYCANSALSYFLTNQWKFHNEKLINLFENLSPENNKHFGFEYRELNIEEYFRNGLIGAKIYLLKEDMNQLEAAKLHRKRMDWLHRITMTLFFILVLWILYRNVITYVKERERERERTKRLKNARENS, from the exons atGGATAAGATTACAATAAACCCAGCCGAGTCGATTCCAACGTTTTATGCTGgacaaagtatatttttgacaGGCGCGACAGGATTTCTGGGTAAAGTATATATGGAAAAGATATTGCGATTTTGTCCAGATGTTCGcgaagtatttatattaatgcgtTCGAAAAAGGGAATAGGTATTAACGAAAGactcgaaaaaatattaaacttaccg ttatacgaTAAACTGCGAGAAGAACAACCTtccaatttcaaaaaattaattccgattTTGGGTGATGTTAGCGAAGAAAACTTAGGTTTGTCAGCTACCGACAGGCAAATGCTAGCTGAAAGAGTAACTATAGTAATCCATGCATCAGCGAATGTGAGATTTACCGACAGTTTAAAGTACgctatttttactaatactaGATCAACGAGAGATATCTGTATTCTAGCCCAAAGTATGAAGAATCTAATA gcATTAGTGTATGTCAGTACAGCATACGCGCATGTAAATCAATCCATcacagaagaaaaaatttaccCACCCTTAGTCGATTGGCGGAAAATGATCAAAGCGGCGGAGTCATTGGatgaacatattttaaatatctttacagCTAA ATGTTTGGATAAATTGcctaatacatatatattctcgaAGAATTTAGCTGAGACtataataacagaatattCTTCAACGTTGCCTTGTGCAATTGTGAGACCTTCTATAG TGGCAAGTTCTTATGATGATCCAATTCCAGGGTGGATAGATAACTTTAATGGTCCATTGGGAATACTTGTAGGTGGCGGAAAAGGAATACTACGAGTATGTCAGACTAATAAGCATGTTTGTATAGACGTAGTGCCAGTAGATATTGTCATCAAATGTATAATAGCCACAACTTGGCACCTTGGATTATCCAT CTTCACGCCAGGTTCTGCACCTTTGATCATAAATTGTACTActtctaattataaatctctGTCAACCGAAGTAGTTACCAAAATGGGTTTTCAACTCATAGAGGAGATACCCTTTGAGGGAACTATTTGGACCCCTAATACAATACTTACCGATAGCACCactgtacattatatattgacaatattgttGCATATTTTGCCAGCTAtgttaatagatttaattttaatgcttaCGGGACATCAACCTAT GCTATTAAGACTGCAAAGAAAAGTGTACGTGGCTAACTGCTTTTTAAAGCATTTCACGTGTCATCAAtggcaatttaaaaatacaaatggtctgaaattacataatttaattccaCTCAAGGACAAGGAAGTATTCTCATTAGAAATTAATACTGTTgactctaaaaaatattacag AGATGGTATAATTGgagttaaattatatctccTGAACGAAGACATGAATCGATTAGATGAAGCCAGAACCCATCGTAAAag attggATCTGTTTGTTGCAACATTGAAAACTATCATCATTATTACAGTGTTGTGGATAATGTATAAGTGGATCT TTttgatactttatttattttaccagAAACAGTTGCGTTTAAATATGACCAACGACGCAGCAGATACGTTTATACCAGCATTTTATGCCCATCgatctatattaatttctgGATCGACTGGCTTTCTTGGCAAAGTGCTATGTGAAAAGTTACTGCGATCTTGTCCTGATGTTGccgaaatatttcttttgataCGACCAAAGAAGGGATTGAGTGTCCAGCAGAGGCTACAAAAGACATTGGAAAACAAG CTTTTTGACGTTTTGCGAAACGAGCGACCATCTGCTTTTAACAAACTTATTCCAATAATTGGAGATGTTAGTTTAGAGGGTTTAGGATTACTACCAAGCGATAGACAAATTCTGATTGAAAAAGTATCCGTAATATTTCACGTTGCTGCGAGCGTGAGGTTCGATGAAAGCCTGCGTGATGCAATTTTCAACAACACGAGAAGCACGCGAGACATTTGTATTTTAggacaaaaaatgaaaaaattagtg GTTTTGCTGCATGTCAGCTCGACATACACCCAAGCCGACAAATCGGTGGTCGATGAGACTTTGTATCCCTCGGAATTGGATTGGAGACAAGCGATTAAAGTCGCCGAATCCGTCGACGAACATACTCTTAGGACATTTACGGcgaa ATATCTGGGAACGATGCCAAACACGTATACTTTCACTAAACGATTGGCGGAAGACATAATTAGAGATTACTCCAAAACATTGCCTTGTCTGATCATCCGCCCATCCATAGTCGTGTCGACAGTGACTGATCCAATGCCAGGATggatagataattttaatggtCCGATTGGAATGCTGGTTGGCGGTGGAAAGGGAGTTTTACGTGTGCTTTATGTCGATCCTATGATTACTTCCGACTTTATTCCCGTAGACGTGGCAATTAAGGCAATGATCATTGTGGCTTGGAAACGTGGACTCAAACC CATCATCGAGAATGATACgatccatatttataattgctcGTCATATGATAAGAAGTgcattaacattaaaaatctcGTTGAAATGGGTTTTCAAATAACGAAAGAAATACCTCTTGATTATCTTATCTGGTCACCGTCCACTATGATAATTAGGAGTCggtttttttactatattatgaTGCTAATGCTGCATATTTTACCGGCCCTATTCATAGATGGAATTTTGAAGTTGTTTGGTGCTCGTCCaat CTTgctaaaattacaaaaaaaagtctATTGCGCCAATAGTGCTCTGTCCTATTTTTTGACAAATCAATGGAAATTtcacaatgaaaaattaataaatttatttgaaaatctcAGCCccgaaaataataaacattttggaTTTGAATACAGAGAGTTGAatatagaagaatattttag aaATGGATTAATTGGAGCTAAAATTTACTTACTTAAAGAAGACATGAATCAGCTAGAAGCAGCCAAACTTCATCGAAAAAG GATGGATTGGCTCCACAGAATAACCATGACGTTGTTCTTCATACTCGTTTTATGGATACTTTATC GAAATGTCATCACATACgtcaaagaaagagagagagagagagaaagaacgaaAAGACTGAAGAACGCCCGCGAAAATAGTTAA
- the LOC140667526 gene encoding LOW QUALITY PROTEIN: dynein axonemal intermediate chain 7 (The sequence of the model RefSeq protein was modified relative to this genomic sequence to represent the inferred CDS: deleted 2 bases in 1 codon), which yields MESEEEILYKARSIAAFSSSRFDFNEDFPEDIKFPIGSDVEITKKVTVESKNRIKGKTRLKNKDAILLSKNKDFSCSISDFEISYDKYEEDESLTQWQLSKPRKVSPFSSLLREWSLIQLREIEIMTKKAHKALEKEQAATAAAEAEKIREQMIKDMHEEIRMEKYNLEKQALLEKQEAEMRKIQLEETQNVLRDYKNAFAKYIAATEEEENWLRYLTCDGLPDPGRLSEMNTYIFLWSMEDEKVNMSNFIVRYNIIIYLLTKLDEIIRFSVTKPPDYVAECETIRQQFRDKLREWTDAACYSLLREIERDMVREGIKTARYTKVSDQIIYCVWALIKLPIGLKQVTDKDRKPIDVHFEELELTVKMPFDIDCYCMAIRALWLNHDYYSDCAISYVAPRLPEEYENMYTIDFFAYCQNEYDAKFKIREDQVEGRQLRLEEKKAILEKIENPPVQAPMKPERKGKQKKLGALGVKRPEPEQETEKLPYLPTPDEIILQRDDEVRKEIRKLLFTRCEKTEINLRKYRILGGVLHIDLVYQPPQPKDMSKDIMLTTLQVPKKLKYVPFYKPYKAPPPAPDSERTPEVIEAEMKALETAMEALVLVTLKLPSSIIWFEPPLVAHWIPEKNIWSTQDVHDIKYNEEKQTITFRTGRLGVHGLAAFKFVNIPFQSWELKPEMGRNARGGVVLNISGAIIQAEFIVREDLICLNSLAGGTSTALKAIMGEYMRLYLLIEKMRDAGCDLFPERDAFGYVKALPVKHPVTEKHLRECIALLCTTYTFSWSRWNASRNSREIVIQFKELHGCVARERTNLTLLITPLRTMIVSCTEVSSEFSDVPLDGENSKFYADLYHLALQNAGIKSRLLMKNVSFKLANTVMELLGYTNVINMSS from the exons ATGGAATCCGAGGAAGAAATCTTGTACAAGGCACGTTCCATCGCTGCTTTCAGCTCGAGTCGTTTCGATTTTAACGAAGATTTTCCCGAAGATATaaa gtTTCCTATTGGAAGTGACGTTGAAATCACGAAAAAAGTAACTGTCGAGagcaaaaatagaattaaaggTAAG ACTAGGCTGAAAAATAAAGACGCGATATTGCTTTCCAAAAACAAAGATTTTTCATGTTCTATCTCAGATTTTGAAATTTCGTATGACAAATATGAGGAAGATGAAAGCCTTACACAATGGCAATTGTCAAAGCCCAGAAAAGTATCGCCTTTCTCGTCACta cTACGTGAATGGAGTTTAATACAg CTTcgagaaattgaaataatgacGAAGAAAGCACACAAAGCGTTGGAAAAAGAACAGGCGGCAACTGCGGCTGCTGAAGCCGAGAAAATaag agAGCAGATGATTAAAGATATGCACGAGGAGATTCGTATGGAGAAGTACAATCTGGAAAAGCAAGCGTTGCTCGAAAAACAGGAGGCAGAGATGCGTAAGATTCAATTGGAGGAGACTCAAAATGTGCTTCGCGATTACAAAAACGCATTTGCAAAATACATAGCGGCCaccgaagaagaagaaaat TGGTTGAGATATCTGACATGCGACGGATTACCGGATCCCGGGAGATTATCCGAAATGaatacctatatatttttgtggtCTATGGAAGATGAGAAAGTTAACATGAGCAACTTCATCGTGAGatacaatattatcatttac CTACTAACAAAACTTGACGAGATAATACGATTCTCTGTAACAAAACCGCCCGATTACGTAGCCGAATGCGAGACA ATTAGACAACAATTCCGAGACAAGCTTCGAGAATGGACAGATGCTGCCTGTTACTCTCTTCTGCGTGAGATAGAGAGGGATATGGTTCGCGAGGGTATAAAAACAGCGAGATACACCAAAGTCTCCGATCAGATTATTTACTGCGTTTGGGCTCTGATAAAATTGCCCATTGGACTTAAGCAGGTCACCGATAAGGATCG AAAACCAATCGACGTACATTTCGAAGAATTGGAATTGACAGTTAAAATGCCCTTTGATATCGATTGCTATTGCATGGCGATTCGAGCGTTATGGTTGAATCACGATTATTACTCCGATTGCGCAATCTCGTACGTCGCACCAAGATTGCCAGAGGAATATGAAAACATGTATACCATAG ATTTCTTTGCTTATTGCCAAAACGAGTATGacgcaaaatttaaaatacgcgAAGATCAAGTCGAAGGCCGTCAATTGCGATTGGAGGAAAAGAAAGCTATACTTGAAAAGATAGAGAACCCACCGGTCCAGGCGCCTATGAAACCCGAAAGGAAAGGAAAACAAAAGAAACTAGGTGCCCTGGGAGTGAAGCGTCCGGAACCGGAACAGGAAACGGAAAAGCTACCGTATCTACCTACGCCGGACGAGATCATTTTACAAAGAGATG ATGAAGTGCGAAAGGAGATTAGAAAATTACTGTTCACGCGATGCGAAAAGACGGAGATAAATTTGCGAAAATACAGAATACTCGGCGGTGTATTACACATCGATTTAGTTTATCAGCCGCCACAACCCAAGGACATGAGCAAAGATATCATGCTTACCACct TACAAGTTCCcaagaaattgaaatatgtcCCATTTTATAAACCGTATAAGGCACCACCGCCGGCACCCGATTCTGAAAGAACGCCGGAAGTGATTGAGGCAGAGATGAAAGCTCTGGAAACTGCGATGGAGGCACTGGTTCTAGTAACTTTAAA actACCCAGTTCTATTATTTGGTTTGAACCTCCGTTGGTAGCACACTGGATACCCGAAAAAAACATATGGTCCACGCAAGATGTGcatgatattaaatacaacGAGGAGAAGCAGACTATCACGTTCAGAACCGGTAGACTGGGCGTCCACGGTCTCGCTGCTTTCAAGTTCGTCAACATCCCCTTTCAAAGTTGGGAGCTCAAGCCTGAAATGGGCAGAAACGCTCGTGGCGGGGTTGTGCTCAATATATCCGGCGCCATCATTCAAGCAGAATTTATCGTCAGg GAGGATTTGATCTGTTTAAATTCGTTGGCTGGTGGTACGTCGACGGCGCTCAAAGCAATTATGGGAGAATATATGAGACTGTATCTCTTGATTGAA AAGATGCGTGATGCCGGATGCGACCTGTTTCCGGAACGAGATGCCTTCGGATATGTGAAGGCTCTTCCGGTAAAGCATCCGGTAACGGAGAAGCATTTGCGAGAGTGTATCGCTCTACTTTGCACGACGTATACATTCTCTTGGTCACGCTGGAACGCTAGTCGAAATTCCAGAGAAATTGTCATACAATTTAAAGAACTTCATGGATGCGTCGCAAGAGAG cgaACAAACTTGACTCTTTTGATAACTCCCTTGCGAACAATGATAGTATCCTGTACCGAAGTGAGTTCAGAATTTTCAGATGTTCCTCTTGATGGTGAAAATTCAAAg TTTTATGCTGATCTGTATCACTTAGCGCTACAGAACGCTGGGATCAAAAGTCGTCTTTTGATGAAGAATGTTTCCTTCAAACTTGCCAATACTGTCATGGAACTTTTGGGTTACACTAATGTAATCAACATGTCATCTTAA